A single window of Halobacterium jilantaiense DNA harbors:
- a CDS encoding Rieske 2Fe-2S domain-containing protein, which yields MTNGTAAGLLLADSVLGRESAWADVYEPTRLNARASAPEVLKHNTAAMRQFFGDRLATSTITTRVDLERGDASVVDSDEGPVGIYRDDGGDLHTVSAVCPHMGCRVEWNDGEDSWDCPCHGSRFDHDGRVLHTPAVDDLETYSESDLPAIGVAVTREQLPGNDD from the coding sequence ATGACGAACGGCACGGCCGCGGGGCTGCTCCTCGCGGACTCGGTTCTCGGCCGGGAGTCCGCGTGGGCGGACGTCTACGAGCCGACCCGGCTGAACGCGCGCGCCTCGGCACCGGAGGTCCTGAAGCACAACACGGCGGCGATGCGGCAGTTCTTCGGGGACCGCCTCGCCACCTCGACTATCACCACGCGGGTCGACCTAGAGCGCGGTGACGCGAGCGTCGTCGACTCTGACGAGGGGCCGGTCGGCATCTACCGCGACGACGGCGGCGACCTCCACACGGTCTCGGCGGTCTGTCCCCACATGGGGTGTCGCGTCGAGTGGAACGACGGCGAGGACTCCTGGGACTGCCCGTGTCACGGCTCCCGGTTCGACCACGACGGGCGCGTCCTCCACACGCCCGCTGTCGACGACCTGGAGACGTACAGCGAGTCCGACCTCCCCGCCATCGGCGTCGCCGTCACTCGCGAGCAGCTACCCGGGAACGACGACTGA
- a CDS encoding type IV pilin has protein sequence MTKISLFDDMGMDMDDRGVSPVIGVILMVAITVILAAVIASFVLGFGDSVNQNAQAGVTVENNGSSSYDVTLTSLGQNTEGIYCTGQWTNVTTIGQSADSCAGGESVVAYTEGNNSQTVVRTLDE, from the coding sequence ATGACGAAAATCAGCCTCTTCGACGACATGGGCATGGACATGGACGACCGCGGGGTGTCGCCGGTAATCGGCGTCATCCTGATGGTCGCAATCACAGTTATCCTCGCCGCGGTCATCGCCAGCTTCGTGCTCGGCTTCGGGGACAGCGTAAATCAGAACGCGCAGGCCGGCGTTACGGTCGAGAACAACGGCTCCAGTTCGTACGACGTGACACTGACGTCGCTCGGTCAGAACACTGAAGGTATTTATTGTACCGGTCAGTGGACCAATGTCACGACAATCGGCCAGTCTGCTGATAGCTGTGCCGGAGGAGAGAGTGTAGTTGCCTACACAGAGGGCAACAACTCACAGACTGTCGTCCGGACGCTCGACGAGTAA